The sequence gatcgtgaagaaagatcatcagcaaagaagtttcagcatcaaagattcagagaaagagatccaggttcagatattgataatgctctgctacagaaaggaatcaagggctagatatctgaacggaaggagtcattatattccgctgcacccaatgtaaggtttcttaaactttatatgtgtttatttcatcgttttagaaagttcatatttaggatgttaataaacatacttgtgagtagatctaagatcctggtaaaataatttccaacacaatgATCTTGTGCTCTTTAATTAAGCTATGATTTCTAAACAAGTGTGGCGCTTGCTACAATCGCCTAATTCATTGCCTGGCCGTGTTTTGAAGCATACGTACTTTCCCAACTCGTCTATTTTGGAGGCGAAAGATCGACAAGGTTCGTCTCATTTGTGGTCAAGTTTGATGTGGGGGTTGGAATTATTGCAAAAGGGAATGAGGAAGGTTGTGGGGGATGGCCTGAGTATTAATGCTTTTCGGGACCCTTGGCTACCCAAGGCTAAAACGTTTCGGCCTATTTCACCTTCTCCTCCTGAAAGTGTGATGGTTAATGATTGATTAGCGTGGATGGGGCGTGGGATGTCCACTCTTTGTCTCAATACTTTTTGGGGATGGATATCGATATTATACTTAGTATCCCGTTGCGGAGTGGTCTCTGTCAGGATCGATGGTGTTGGCATTATACTTCTAATGGTTGTTATACTGTCAAGAGTGGTTATGCTGTTGCTCTTGAGATGGCGGGTGAAAGGAATGGTAGTTCTTCTGTGAATCAAGCGCATTGGTGGAATGGGATGTGGAATTTGAGGGTGCCACAGAAAGTAAAGATTTTTCTTTGGAGAATGTATCATCGCGCTCTTCCGACTAATTCCCAGCTTATCAAGCGTAAGCTTCCTATTCAGCCGATTTGTCAAAGGTGTGGTGAGGAAGTGGAGACTCCGGAGCATGCTTTAGTCTTTTGCCCTTCATTGCGACCTTTGTGGTCTAAGCTGCGGATTTGGAATAGGCTCAATCGTGGTAGTACTGGATCTTTGGCGGAGTTGTTGGTGTTTCTTTTTGAGGTACTTGATTCGAATACTTTTACTTTGTTGTCTATGGTTTGGTGGTGGTTATTGTTTGATAGGAACTCGGTGTTGTTTGGAAAAAAGCAATCTAGATTGGATGTGCTTGATGAATTAGCTCAGGAAGCTTTGGAGGAATTTCAGGGGGTGGGTGTGGGGGCTGGAGGCCGGTTGTTGGGAGCTTCTATGGCGTGTGGGGTCTTGATGGGGGTCGGGTGTGGTGAGGAGAGGCGGCTCCATTGGTGCCCGCCCGGGAGAGGGGAGTTTGTGTTGTCTGTGGATGCGGCGGTCACCCTGGGGAGGGGGTTTGTGGGGTTTGGGGGAGTTGTTCGAGGTGGTGAGGGGGTGGTGTGGGCGGTTTGGGCTATGGGTGCCGTGGGGGATTTCAAAGTGGCGGTGGCCTAGCTTCTGGCTCTCCGAGCGGGTCTTGTGTGGGCTAACAGGTTGGGGTTCAATTTGGTGCGTGTGGAGACGGATTCTTCAGTTGTTAGTTCTTAGATTAATTGTTCGGATAATATTCTTATGTTTAAGCCAATTGTTCAGGAGATTATTTCTCTTTTAGCGGCTGTTGGCGGTGGTTCTTGTTGTGTCATTTCGCGTAATGCGAATGGTGTGGCCCATGCACTAGCTAAGTCTGTTACTAGTCCTTCAGGGGTTCATTTGAGGACAGATGCTTGTCCTAGATTTATTGGTCCTCCTGTAACAGCTGATTTGCTTTAATTTAATGACgttctttctttcaaaaaaaaaaaatgtatataaattgAAGACCgtattaattgaaaatattgaAAATTCCGTACAAACTGTATATATTGTTGTAATTTTCTTATTGttgtttttgtctttttttttttaaaaaaaaaatatccctaATTTTTATCTattcataatatatttttatatttctctgttttattttattatgatttaatttGTAGCTATAGAGACGTGTAATCCAAAGATTTCtgtaattaactaattaattagccAACTGTATAATGTATAATATTAAGAGAATATTATTGTTCAATTCCTTTCGAAAATTTCAATGGAAACATACCTATATATAAAGAGATTgctaaaacatatatatagagagagagacattcagaaaataaacaaaaaaaacatagattaattttaatttaattataattaattaatgggttttttaaagaaaataattatgttGGTTTTGATTGCAACAATAATTGTGGTTCCCAAAATGGCTTATGGGACTGAATATGTTGTTGGAGATGAGAATGGGTGGAAACCTAACTTCAATTACTCCGATTGGACCAAAGACAAAATGTTCATGGTTGGTGATACTTTaggtaataataatattattatcattccttaattatattttttattaattattattattattacgagaattattttatatactattttttaatttatttaaattatttacgtTTTGGGTTGTTccgatatttttatatatgtagaTTGTTATGTGTATTTTGGttacaatttaagttattcttatGGTTGCtataattttcgtaaaaaaaaattattttgaagtgtaaaaatgaaaaaaaaaatttattattattattatgatttttttttaagtaatcgATGATAAAAATATATTCGAGTAATTCatgatgaaatatatattttgtattgcAGTTTTCAATTACAACAGTCTAGTTCATGATGTGTACAAAGTGAACGGTAGTGACTTCAATGACTGCATTGCTCGACCTGGCTCAGAAGTATTGAGAAGTGGAAACGACGTCGTTACACTCAACACCACTGGAAACAAATGGTACCTTTGCAGCAAATCAAATCACTGTGATTTAGGCCAAAAGCTTAAGATTAGTGTTATGGACATGATGAGTACTTCTTCTACTACTCCACCTCATCATCCCCATAACCTTTTCCTTGGATTATTATTACTCTCTTCACTCACCATCTTCATACTCCTTTCTTATGGGGCCATTTGATATTAGAGacattttctaaaatgatgGTGTATAGTATAATTATAACAGATATATTTTATACTAAGTTCggtaaattttgaataatttatggTTTTAAAAATAGAGTTCAAACTAATAGTTTATTGCACGTGcaatttaattgtttatgttGAACTTTGTTTTcaacttttaaattatttagaattttttaaaaattgagttatATAATTTCTCCAgtactgaaaataaaaaacgCTCCTACCTAATGAAATTTTCCAATATTTCTCAAATATGTGttcttgttttattttatgtaaatgtgttgttgttgttaaatAAATGGGTGTAATTTGATTTGGGagaaagttaatttataatctgtgaAGAATATTTAAATAGTATTAACAATTAAGTAATTAAAACAGTTGAAATCATATAcctaatttcatatttattgttaaatttctttttatttatttattttttttgcttaaattATTTAGTTTCAAAATGTAtttaacaataaaaatgtatcttgcagtgatcatcaagtcataaTAGTaggcatatatttatatagctaTTTTCTCTAATAAATAGGAATACATTTGCTGCCATCATTACACCACACAAAAAAAACTGAACTTAAAAGATTGCATTTAATTTCATGTCTTTAAACACAATAAGTTTCTTTAGACAAATGAAGGAATTTTTATTCATTGACAACAATTCAAGATGCTTCACCTTCTTTGTCTCACagccattattatattatattgtatttgtatgttaaaaattttataagaaatttataatttacgactatatatacatacaataattaacttaattatCCCATCACAATGAATAAAACTCTAATAATGAAATGTATAATGTATAGTACATAATCCATTTACTTG is a genomic window of Cannabis sativa cultivar Pink pepper isolate KNU-18-1 chromosome 9, ASM2916894v1, whole genome shotgun sequence containing:
- the LOC115722099 gene encoding blue copper protein 1a-like, with the translated sequence MAYGTEYVVGDENGWKPNFNYSDWTKDKMFMVGDTLVFNYNSLVHDVYKVNGSDFNDCIARPGSEVLRSGNDVVTLNTTGNKWYLCSKSNHCDLGQKLKISVMDMMSTSSTTPPHHPHNLFLGLLLLSSLTIFILLSYGAI